The DNA sequence CCCCCGGTAGGTCTTCCGGTAAAAGGGGGCCTCGAGGCTCTCTATGACCACTCGGCTCCCGTAGCTGCTGGCGTGGGCAAAGACCCCCCGGCCCAGGTAGACCCCCACGTGGTCCACCTCCTTACCCCCGAAGCTGAAGAAGACCAGGTCCCCGGGGAGGAGGGGCTCCGCCGGGGGGAGGCTCGCGTACTGTTCCCGGCTGGTGCGGGGGAGGGCCACGCCGAGCTCGGCGTAGACCTGGGCCACGAAGGCGGAGCAGTCCAGGGCTAAAGGCGAGTTCGCCCCGTACTTGTAGGGGACGCCCAGGTACTTGAGAACCGCCTTCAAAAGGGGGCTTTCCGGGTCTAGGGTATCCTTCGCCTCCCCCTCGTCCGAAGGAGTAGGAGGGGGGCCTTCCGGGGAAGGGGGGGCCGAAGGCCCGGAAGGGGCCTTTTCGGGAAGCTTAAGGACCTGCCCCACCTTGATCTCCGAGGACTCGAGGCCGTTGAGCCGCAAAAGCTCCTCCACCGTGGTCCCGTAGCGCCGGGCGATGGAGTAGAGGGTGTCCCCCGGGGCCACCACGTGGACGGGGCCCGGGGCCTCCTTTTTGGGGAGGAGGAGGACCTGGCCCGGCTTGAGGAGGAAGGACTCGAGGCCGTTGAGGCGCGAAAGCTCCTCCACCGTGGTCCCATACCTACGGGCGATGGAGTAGAGGGTGTCCCCGGGGGCCACGGTGTGGGTCTGGGCCAGGGCCAGGGCCAGGCCGAGGACGGCTCCTATCCAGCGCCTCCGCATAGGTCCATACTACCCGCGCCAAGGTGGGCCTCCAGGGGGCCTCATACCCTTTTCTACCATTTCCTTCGCATGTGCGGCTCCGCCAGAAGGCTTGGAAAGGGCTTTACCGGGGCCCCCATCCTGGCGCAAGCCAGGATGGGGTGGTATCAGCGCTTCTCCCGCTCCGCCCAGAGGATCAAAGGCCGCAGGGCCAGGGGGGCAAGCAGGGTAGTGAAGACCACCATGAAGAGGACGATGGCGTACTCCTCCTCGTTCACCGCCCCCGCCGCCAGGCCCAGGGCGGCCACGATCAGGCCCACCTCCCCCCGGGGGGCCATGCCCGTGCCCACCACCACCGCCTGGCGGAAGCCCTGGGTGAGGGCCCCCAGAAAGCCGCCCAGGAGCTTGCCCAGCATGGCGATGACCGTCACCACGCTCCCCGCCACCAGGGTGGCCGGTTGGACCAAGGCGGAGAGCTCGAGCCGCACCCCCACCATGGCGAAGAATAGGGGGGCCAAAAAGCCCTCTATGGCGAAGATGGGCTCCTCGAGGCGGTACTTCTCCCGCACCTCGGAAAGGAGCATCCCCCCCAAAAAGGCCCCCACGATGGGGGCCAGGCCAATGGAGGCGGCCAGGGCCGCCATCCCCATCCCCAGGGCCAGGGCGAAGCCCACCGGGCTCCCCACGGGCAGCCGCTCCAGGGGAAGGCGGGCGAGGACCGGGGAGAGGGCCACCGCCACCCCCACGAAGACCGCGGAGAGCAGGACGAGCTGGAGCACCGCCCCCACCTCCACGCTCCCCGTCTTGGCCACCCCGTTCACCACCGCCAGGACGATGAGGCCCAGGATGTCGTCAATCACCGCCGCCCCCAGGATGATGCGGGCGTAGGGCCGGGAAAGAACCCCGAGCTCCTGCAGCACCCGGGCGGTGATGCCCACGCTGGTGGCCACCAAGGCGGTGCCCAGGAAGAGGGCGGGGAGGGTCTGGAACCCGAGCTCCAGGCCGTAGAGGTACCCGCCCAGGAAAGGAAGGGCCACGCCCAAAACCGCCACCAAGAAGGCCTCCTTCCCCACCGCCAGGATGTCCTTGAGCCGGGTCTCGAGGCCCACCATGAAGAGGAGGAAGATGGCTCCGAGCTCGGCCAGGAACTCCAGCACCTCCCCCTCGTGCACCCACCCCAGAAGGGCGGGCCCCACCAGGACGCCCGCGAGGACCTCCCCGATCACCACGGGCTGGCCCAGGCGCTTGAAGAGGTAGGCCATCACCTGGGCCGCCAGAATCAGGTAAAAGACCTCCAGGATGTGCTCAGCCCCGTGCACCCTACACCTCCTTGAGGATGAGCTTCAGGAAGTCGCTCCGGGTCAGGATGCCCACCACCCGGTCCTCCCCGTCCACCACCGGGAGGTGGCGGATGTCCGTGGTCAGGAGGAGCTCCAGGGCCCGGCCCAGGGGGTCCTCGGGATGAACCCGGGGCACCTCCTTGCGCATCACCTCCTTTACCCGGGTGGTCTGGTAGCGGCGGTAGACCTCCTCCAGGGCGTCCTCGTCCACCCACTCCCCGAAAAGCTGCCAGGCCTCCACGTCGGAGAAGGGGATGTTCTCGGGCCGGGGCAAAAGCTCCTCCACCTGCAGCACCCCCTTTAGCCTCCCCTTCTCGTCCACCGCAGGGAGCCCCCCGTAGCGGTTTTGGAGGAGGAGGCGGGCGGCCTCCTCGAGGGTGGCCTCCTCCGGGATCGTCACCGGGTCCTTGGTCATGAGCTCGCCCACCTTCATGGGCCAAAGTCTACCACGCCTTCCCCCTTCCCCTTTCCCCCCTTTCGTGCTACAATCCCCCTTGCGCGGGGGCCGTTAGCTCAACTGGCAGAGCACCGGTCTCCAAAACCGGGGGTTGGAGGTTCGAGTCCTTCACGGCCCGCCAGCTGCCCTCCCCTCGGGGAGGGCTTTTTCCGGTATGTACGAGGTCCTGATCGTGGGCGCGGGGTTCTCCGGGGCCGAGGCGGCCTACCGCCTGGCCCGGCGGGGGGTACGGGTGGGGCTCATGACCCAGAGCCTGGACTCGGTGATGATGCCCTTCCTCCCCCCCGCCCCCCCTTTTCCAGAGGAGAGCCTCCTGGAGAAGGCCTACGACCCCCAGGACCCCCGGGTCTGGGCCTTCCACGCCCGGGCCAAGTACCTCCTCGAGGCCCAGGAGAACCTCCACCTCTTCCAGGCCACGGCCACCGGCCTCCTCCTGGAGGGGGAGCGGGTGGTGGGGGTGGCCACCTGGGAAGGCCCCCCCGCCTTGGCCCCCCGGGTGGCCCTGGCGGTGGGGAGCTTCCTGGGGGCGCGGCTCCTTCTGGGGGAAGTGGAGGAGGAGGCGGGCCGGATCAGCGAGGCCAGCTACCCGGACCTGTTTGAGGCCCTCAAGACGCTGGGCTTCCGCTTTGTAGAGCGGGAGGGGGTGGCGGAAAGGACCCCCACCACCCCCGGCTACCGG is a window from the Thermus filiformis genome containing:
- a CDS encoding C40 family peptidase, yielding MRRRWIGAVLGLALALAQTHTVAPGDTLYSIARRYGTTVEELSRLNGLESFLLKPGQVLLLPKKEAPGPVHVVAPGDTLYSIARRYGTTVEELLRLNGLESSEIKVGQVLKLPEKAPSGPSAPPSPEGPPPTPSDEGEAKDTLDPESPLLKAVLKYLGVPYKYGANSPLALDCSAFVAQVYAELGVALPRTSREQYASLPPAEPLLPGDLVFFSFGGKEVDHVGVYLGRGVFAHASSYGSRVVIESLEAPFYRKTYRGARRVTASREPPPGPSAGR
- a CDS encoding CBS domain-containing protein; translation: MKVGELMTKDPVTIPEEATLEEAARLLLQNRYGGLPAVDEKGRLKGVLQVEELLPRPENIPFSDVEAWQLFGEWVDEDALEEVYRRYQTTRVKEVMRKEVPRVHPEDPLGRALELLLTTDIRHLPVVDGEDRVVGILTRSDFLKLILKEV
- a CDS encoding cation:proton antiporter — translated: MHGAEHILEVFYLILAAQVMAYLFKRLGQPVVIGEVLAGVLVGPALLGWVHEGEVLEFLAELGAIFLLFMVGLETRLKDILAVGKEAFLVAVLGVALPFLGGYLYGLELGFQTLPALFLGTALVATSVGITARVLQELGVLSRPYARIILGAAVIDDILGLIVLAVVNGVAKTGSVEVGAVLQLVLLSAVFVGVAVALSPVLARLPLERLPVGSPVGFALALGMGMAALAASIGLAPIVGAFLGGMLLSEVREKYRLEEPIFAIEGFLAPLFFAMVGVRLELSALVQPATLVAGSVVTVIAMLGKLLGGFLGALTQGFRQAVVVGTGMAPRGEVGLIVAALGLAAGAVNEEEYAIVLFMVVFTTLLAPLALRPLILWAEREKR
- a CDS encoding FAD-dependent oxidoreductase; the encoded protein is MYEVLIVGAGFSGAEAAYRLARRGVRVGLMTQSLDSVMMPFLPPAPPFPEESLLEKAYDPQDPRVWAFHARAKYLLEAQENLHLFQATATGLLLEGERVVGVATWEGPPALAPRVALAVGSFLGARLLLGEVEEEAGRISEASYPDLFEALKTLGFRFVEREGVAERTPTTPGYRVRYHAFHPEEWEERTFRLPRLQGLYALGLCVREGDYRLMSQEGERFAQHLLGELGKGAGGGVLEAL